CAGCCAACATTGACTTCGTCATAAACATCCCAAGCGCCGTTTTTATCCATCAACATGAAATAATACACAGGGATATAAACTACACATAACTCTCTCCCCAACACTAGTCACACACTTTAAGCCTGCATTTTCGACTGCACCCACTTCACCACACCTCCCTTGGCAACGATTTCCTGAACGCTAGGAGGCATCTCTCCAACCTTTTGCTCCCAAGAAGAGCCATCTTGCTCCGTAATAGTGACTTTAGATCGGCGGACATCCCACAGCAGCTTCCAGCCCGTACGGCGAGTCAGAGGCTTCTCCGCGTCGTCCTTGTACGCTTCACGAAGTCGCTCAATCAGCTTCGGGATTTCAATGCCAAGAAGAGCGTTGTTGATGCCTGGGAGTGTTTCCATTAGTTATTTGACATTACTAGGAAAGGCTGGAGAGCCTCATGGAAAACTCACTGTTGCGGCTGAAGATGTTGCCGAAGCTACCTGCAACCACGAGAGGAATCTGCTTGGCTAGGATAGATGTTGCTGCTTGCTCTCGGGAGCTTCCACAGCCAAAGTTGAATCCGGTTACCAAAACATCATTTGGCCTAATAATGTTGCCGAACTCGGTATCGTAGTTCTCCATGCACACCTTGGCCATTTGCTCTGTGGTCAGGCCATCCTGGTAGGTGTATTTCCCAGGGTAGATGCCATCAgtgttgatgttgtcatTATCACCTGCTTCAGTTAGTAAATGGATCTATAAACGCATAAAAGACCACTCACAGAAAACGATTTCGCCCTCAATCTTCTCGGGAAAGCCCGGGACGACAGTAGTCAacgtctcttcttcagcggccGCTGGGCTTGCCGATTCTTCAGCAGCGCCTTCAGCAGCGCCAATCAAgctctccatctcaccaAGGATCTTGTCAAAGGCATCTCCAACGGCGCGAGCTTTGTCGGCAGCAAAGTCGCCGCTCCCCTCGCCAAAGACTACTTTCTCCACGCCCTCGGGCTTTTGGTACCAGCTTGGGCTGGCAATCTTGCCCTGAATAGCACTGGCTGCGACGACCTCGGGGCTGGCGAGATAACACAGCGCCTTGGGACTTCCTAGAGACAACATTAGCATTGTATAAAAAGTTGGAACCATAGATTCGAATTACCCATGCGCCCTTTATAATTTCTGTTGCTCGCGGAAATGCCCACCTGGCCTTCCTCGAGTAAGCCCTATATCAATGATCAGCACTGAACTCAGACCTCTAGAACATGTATTATCTGTCACATACGGTGCCCTGTATTCTTTATTAGCACTGAACTCTTTCTGGAACATATAGCATCTGCCACATATATAACTTACTAGGCCAATGCAAGGACCACACCCAGCCGGAAGTAGCTGAGCCCCAGATTGTTCGAGAATCTGCCAGTCTCCCGCATCTTCCGCCATCTTCTGTTCAGCCACAGATGCAGGCGCAAGATAGAATTTGACGCGAGGATGAACCTTGGCAGGCTTGCCGTCCTTACCAGCCTCCCTGAATacacgagcagcagcagcgaaaTCCTCACTTCTACCGTTGGTGCAACTCAGAAGATACGCCTTGTCTACAGCGATATCCTGAGCCTCGAGATTCTTAACAGGGTTGGCAACCTTGACAGAGTTGGGACCAGCAACAAAGGGTGAGAGGGTGGATCTGTGGCCTTGTTAGAGTGACCACTTTGGATGAAAACAAGGGTTCTTACAGGTTGAAGTAGAATTCCTTAGCATATTTAGCACCCGGATCAGCAACCATAGGGTTCTCCAAGAGCTTATCAATCCGCTCGTGATTGATCCGGTCCTTGGTAGGACTGTTAGACATGGCTGCGAGTGTTGCCCTGGCGCGGTACCATGAGATGAGCTTGTCATCAACAGGGAATAGTCCTACCCATACATGTTAGTAACTCAGCAGAAATtgcgagagaagagagttgGACCTGAAAGCGCTCCCCATTCAGTAGTCATGTTGGCGATTGTCAAGCGTTCGGAAATCGGAATGCTTGCCAGCGTCTGCTCAGACCCAGTGAACTCGACGCACATGTTGAGCACGTCATCTTTATTAAGCAAACCGCATAGGGCTATAATCGTGTCTTTTCCTGTGACGCCCGGAGGCAGGACCCCCGTGAAAGTGATTTTCACAGTCGGAGGGATCTGCCAGAACACCGTCGAGGTTGCCAGGACACTGGCAGCGTCTGAGCGGACGATGGCTGTGCCAAGGCACCCTACACCACCGTACATGTTTGAGTGACTATCACTAGCAACTAAATATGGCATTAGAAATAGACAAAGGACGATCCGGGTTTTGAGTTAACTGACCACTGACGGTTCCTGGCCAGGCATAGCCTTCTTCAATCATAATTTGGTGGCCAATACCGTGTTTTGCGGGATCTATCAAGTCAGTTCCATACGCTTCAAATATCTTTGGGATGGGGAAGTCCCGGTAGTGCTAGCATACAAAAGTCGATGCCATGAGTGTTGGCAAACTCCTCGATCAGGCGGTATTTGCGTAGATTTTGTTCAGAGTTGTTCTGCACGTCGTGGTCAAGCCTGCGAGCGATTAGACGATGAATACGGCTTCAATTGGAGGCAAGACAGCGTACGTCATGACGACCTGGCGATTATCCTTGACCGAGGTGGCACCCATTTCCATATACCTAAGTTCACTGCTTAGTTATCGTGCCACTACAACGAGTCAATCGAGTGTTCCTACTTGGTAATCACGGGCCATGAATTGTCGTGCGTCATGCTCTTGTGAGGCCTTTTGCAGAGTGTTTAGCTTGACTTCTTGATATCCTGACCATGTATCGACCAACCGCAACGTAATATAATCTCCAGCCTTGACTTTTTTCCCCTCGTGAAGGCCATCTGCGTGAAGTTGTACAATCTTCTCGGTAAGTGTCTGTGGATTGGCCGGGGCGGCGCCCAGGGAGGACTGGAGGACAGATGATCTGGGAGTGCTATCGATTTGCGACTGGAAGGCCTGTTGCCGTCGGGGACTGGATACGGTGTAGGTACGGAACTGGGCCCCAGATGCCGACAATAATCGCGAGCGTGTGATCGAGGTTCGAGCTTGCCGCGCCGCAAGGGCGGAGGCATTGAAAGCGATGGCTCTCCGCTGAAGAAATTCCAGAGTCAGTCAAATTTCGTCGAGGTTTGAACGAGGCGTCTATTAGCGATAAAACGCCAATGATTGGTAGAGAAACTTACAAGTGCAGTCATGATCAATAGCTGTAGCCTTGAAATGGAATTGACGATTCCAAAGAGGCCGTCGCAGGCGATTGAGCGTCAACAGCGAAAAGGCAAGAGTGCacgctgatgctggtgatggcttcaattcGACTCACTGCACAGAGCCCCGGCCTCGGAGCTACGTCACAAgcaaatggaaaagaaaaaaaaaaatacaccGGCTGTGATTGGCTAGAGATGTCGAAAGCCATTATGGCGCGTGAGTTCTAGTAGTGGGGCTTAAGCTGCTAGATTTACAGCCCCATACAATCTAAGCTGCCCGATGAACTACATACATAAAAACCCACCTATGCACGTCAGATCTCGAGATACAGCTGGGCAAGGGATCTACTATGCAGCTTGGTTCAATGTAACTCTCTGTACAATTACTCAGTAAACGACCTAGTACAGGTGTATCCTCTTATCAACTCATTTGGCAGAACAAAGTAAATAAAGGCCATCAGAACTGGTGCATCCTTGACAATACATGTGCATATACTCTCATCTTCTACTCGTACATTCGTAACCGCAGATATATAATACATGAACAGCCTTTTACCATAAATCCATGACCGCGCGCCTCCCGAAAGATCATATCGTTGTTCATACATAACCAACTCCAAGCCACAATATCCATAACTCTTATTCATGTAATCCaacaaaaacagaaaagaacTCCATGTGTAGCCCCATACTGTTGTACATCGCCGAACAAACTCATCTTATACTTTACTGGAATGGCCCAGGTGTGACGGTTAACATTTGTGTGATGTGCTTCGGATCTTAATGCAAAGGCATGCCACTCTTAATACCGTGACCCCCGTTCTGATGATTGTAGCTTCTTTTGTACGAGCCCGAGACGGGCTCATTCACCCATGTGCACCATGTGTCTACATCGGTTGCGTTATGACGAAGCACATCCTTAGGCGGCGCTGCTGGGGGCATTTGCGCTTTATACTTCGGTGTTGTAGATCTTGACGTTGTAGACCTCGGCGTGGTAGACTTCTGCGTTGTAGCCTTGCGCAAATTATTGACAATATCCTGCAACTCTTGGTCATCGTTCGCAATCTGAGCTTTGATAAACGATATGTTATTCTGCCCCGATTCTTGAAGTGTTTGCATTATTGGAGTACGCGGCGTATACACTATACCATCCAACTTTGGAGCAAACTTGGGATCCGGAACGATGGACGGATCGAGCATCGCCTCAGCACCCTTGTCCAGCAAAGTTTGGATATCCAAGCTCTCGCCATGAGGAATCGGAGTTTTGTGACTAGGAGTGACGCAGTCCATGTTGACTTCTTTGCGCAGAACGTGATCAATGTcgacggcagagaagaaagcGCAGGACTGGGGGAGATCGTTTATGCCCACTTGTTGCGCGAACATGGCCCGGGTCCAAATATTTGCTACCTGGAGTGCAAGTGCAGCCCGGTATTTATCCTCGTTCTTCACCAGATACCGAATTTCATCGTGGACTGTGATGGCCAGTCGAGCATCGAGGTTGAACCGGCGAATCAAGTAGTCCATAGAAACGATTAACAAGTGGAGATAATCGACGCCCGAGGATTGAATAGCCCAGTTGATGCGGGAAGGCAGGTAGCCACCCTTGCTCACAAAGCGGCTCATAAGTGCTTGTGTGATACCGGCTCCCAACACCGGTGTTCGGGCCCAATCCTGTTCCGCAAACTCTTCCAGTTTATTGAATACAAACGACTCCGTTCCACCTCTCCAGAATTTGTGCTGGTTTATGACCCTGCGGATCGTCTTGGTGCCTTTCGTGTTGGCATAGAGTCTCTGAGCAATAGTCATTGCCTCGCTTTCACTGAGCGCAGGATTAAATTGTCGTAGGAGAGTGGCAGCAAAGTTCAGCCCAGCTCCGTAGATACGTCCGTAGTTGAAGACCTTCGCGTCATTTCTAGTGATACCCAAGATCGCCGCTGTCCGCGAATGCAGGTCTGTGCCTGCAGCTTTTGTCCCCTCAAGCGTCATGAAACCAATTGCATTTCCGCCATGGATTTTGAATGTCGCATCGCCCATCAAGCTAGCAATCCACAGTTCTTCCGAGTCTACATCGGCACCCACAAAGCAATAACCATCTGGGGCTTTGACCATCGACTTTAACTCAGACCCAACACGGTTCTTCTTGGCATTGCTTGCCGTGAGCCAGGTTTTCTCAACTGCTCGCCGAGTGATTGTACCCATGGGAATAACTTGGGGTAAAATAAAGCCCTGGCGCTTTTCTCCAGCCTCCATCGCCTTACCCTCTTCAGTAGCGAGTATGTCGTTTTCGTAGACAACCATTTGGGACTTTATCCTATCGCGCGCGCTTATCCAGTAGGAACAAGAGGCGTTCATTTCCAGTGCCTCTTTAGCATACTCATACTCTGATGATAGTGTTCCATTTTCGAAATAGTTGAGATATCCTTTTGCCATAGGGTTCGAGCAGCGAGCGGTGGGACCATCTTTATGAGGGAGCTTAAAGTATGAGTGCCCCCAATCGGTGCGCAAGGCAGGGTCAGAGTCATCAAAGACACACtctggcatcttctttgcaatGTAACCGGACACATCGGTTGGGCTGACTCGAAACACCCAGCCATACTTGTTAGACCAGAATAATGGGTGCCCGTCCCAAGCCAACTTCAATAGCAAAGGGGCAATGCGACTTCGCACCGTCAGGTTTATAGGGGCGTTTTTACTGGCATAGAGATCCCTATACCATTTCGGCTTCCCTGCCATCTTCTGTCTTGCATCTCGTATTGGTGGATCACCCTTGCGTTTGGCTTTGACATACCTAGGCTCTTGTACTGACCAGTCCAGTTGCATCATCCAGGGATCTTTTCCCCAAATCTCGGGGCTGTCCGTCAGTTCAATGGCTTTCTTCGCCAGATCCTCTAACCTCTTCTGGACCGATTCAAGGAGGTTATTGTATAGTGCATCAGCATTAGCGATGTATTGCTCCCAAGTCTCGTTGACCGGCAGAATAACGGATGACAAGTGCCTCAGGGCAGCGAAACTGACTGGGTGTGGGCAAACGTTTAAGAAGCTAGGAAGAACGATTTGATATACTCTGTGGGTGGTGGACACATCTGCAGCGCAGTATTCCAGAAGTTGGTCCAACTGTTTCAGTATGACCTCGCGGTCGGTCTCGGCAAAGTCATCCCGTTTGCTTTTGTCGATTGTGACGTTGAGATGGAATTTGGCGACATCCCGCAGTGAGTTGACTGAGCTTCTCTCGACCCacagctcctcctcttcgtgTATGCTAGGATTGCTCAAAAGCTCAACCATGCCGTGATCAGGATCTTGGCTAGCCACTCTTTCTCGCATCTCTCGATTTTTCTTGAACCTCTGCCAGGTCGGGCGTTGTCGTGAGCACATGCCGTTAACAGCAACGTGCAGTGACATGGTATCTAGGAATCCAGTTCTAGTTTGCTTGAGATTGTACTCTTCCAATATTCTTGCTCTGTCATAGCCAACATTGTGTCCCACGATGATACGGTCCTTGGCTGGGTCGCCTATCGGTATTAGCTGTCGCTCGTTGTCTGTCTCGCCTAGTAGCCAAGGAGATAGCCATGAGTACCATGCCGTGGGGCTAACCGCGCATGCCATTACTGCGAAGTGGTGATTTTTATACATGACTTCTGTGTCAAAACACAGCATCTCTTCATCGGGGGATTCTACCGACTCCGGTGGTGTCCCATCAGAGTGATATTTGGTCCACCCGCTTTGGTGCACCCATTGTTTCGGCTTCAGAGGGACATTTGCACACGTGAATTCTTTGGCAAGCCGCAAGTACGGTTCGGCACAATCGATTCCAAGCTTGTGAAAATGTTCGTCGAGGGTCTTGCCCTTGAGTTCGGGCAGGTCGAAAGCAACAGGTTCAGAGGTATCCGTGTTCTTTCCATAGAGGTCATGTCGTTTTAAATGGTCTCTTGACAGCCTTACCAGCTCCTCAGGCGGCGGTTTAGAACCTCCAGGAAATATCTGAGGGAAGATGTGATCGCTAAGTTGCTGCACACCAACTTCATTGTAtcgcgaagaggaagacacTGTTATTGCAATATCAGCTACCAATATCAAAATCTCAAATGCAGGGAGTGTCGCAAGCATCTTACAAGCTAGAGACTTGGCatccttggcttcatccCTTTGTACAACATCAGCGAGCCATCGCGACTGCGCTTCCCACGCAATGCGACGTCCTCGGTGGCGAGCAAGCCGAACGAAGCTCGCTACCGGAGCTCGCTGGAGCTTGCCAGCGGCAGAGTAGAGTGCTCTCATACGCGTTGGGGCGACATTAAAGAAGGGCGACAGAGCGCCAGGTGGTTTGGTCCTATCGCGATGAataaagcagaagaaaatgCGGATCCTAGAAAGTGAAGTTCATGGCAATGGCCGTTCACGTTCACGAGAAAAGAATTGCGCTATGGTTAGTTCCCAAGGGCGAGAATTTTAGTGGGGTGGGGCGTATGCTTTGCAAGGGCGGGCGAGCTTATCAAGAGCAACTGCGGAGATGGCAAAAATGACGTCGCAAAGGTATGTCAGTCATGTTGATGCTAAGCTTTAAAGCTCACGCGCTCCGAAGAAAATATATAGAAAGCAACTCAACTATGCGAACTAGGTGATGGACAGAGTGAGATTATAGTCTAGTAAAGACACATGTAGCCAGATTGGCCCAGCTGAAATCCTCCATTGTGGCATCAGGCTGTGTCACCCAGCAGCCAGTAGCTGCGGCCCCCTCGCCCAACGCCGCTTTTGGCCCCATTCATTGGTCCGACATCCTAATTGGGAAATATAGGACTGaagccatctccaagatctcCAGGCACCGTAGGGCTGATCCATCAATCATGACACTGCTGCATCGCCGCACCGCCGCGCATCAAGACCGAAGAGATTATGATTATACTATACCATTGAGCCATAAACTTGTACAAGAATTAATTTTTGGGCCTTGGCCATTCTGAATGAAATGAATATCTGATCGAAAGCAACTTTACTTACAAcccctcttcatcgtcttaTAGCTTTCTATGGCTGTGTGAAATATGATGCGCACAGAATGCAACTTCAAGCTATACCGAACGTCATATTGTGTTCTGAGTTTATCCCATCATCTCAAGCATCTCATGTTAATTTTTGCCTACGTAGTGCACTTTACGCCAAGTCATTTGGACTGCCCTTGGGTAAGTTTGTCACTTCGTCTGAGTGAATTGCTACCCTAGGACCCATGCACTCGACCACATGACAGCGCTGCTTTGAAAACATCCATATTTGCAGCAATCCACTTCAAAACATCGCCGTATTGTGCTTGATTCTTTATAGGCAGAATTGGTTTTTAGTGCCTGTGTTTCTAAGCTAAGCTGCCTTTTATATCACTCTGTTTGCCTCTTTACTCTGGAGAGTCTAATG
The sequence above is drawn from the Trichoderma breve strain T069 chromosome 5, whole genome shotgun sequence genome and encodes:
- a CDS encoding DNA polymerase family A domain-containing protein yields the protein MRALYSAAGKLQRAPVASFVRLARHRGRRIAWEAQSRWLADVVQRDEAKDAKSLALSSSSRYNEVGVQQLSDHIFPQIFPGGSKPPPEELVRLSRDHLKRHDLYGKNTDTSEPVAFDLPELKGKTLDEHFHKLGIDCAEPYLRLAKEFTCANVPLKPKQWVHQSGWTKYHSDGTPPESVESPDEEMLCFDTEVMYKNHHFAVMACAVSPTAWYSWLSPWLLGETDNERQLIPIGDPAKDRIIVGHNVGYDRARILEEYNLKQTRTGFLDTMSLHVAVNGMCSRQRPTWQRFKKNREMRERVASQDPDHGMVELLSNPSIHEEEELWVERSSVNSLRDVAKFHLNVTIDKSKRDDFAETDREVILKQLDQLLEYCAADVSTTHRVYQIVLPSFLNVCPHPVSFAALRHLSSVILPVNETWEQYIANADALYNNLLESVQKRLEDLAKKAIELTDSPEIWGKDPWMMQLDWSVQEPRYVKAKRKGDPPIRDARQKMAGKPKWYRDLYASKNAPINLTVRSRIAPLLLKLAWDGHPLFWSNKYGWVFRVSPTDVSGYIAKKMPECVFDDSDPALRTDWGHSYFKLPHKDGPTARCSNPMAKGYLNYFENGTLSSDARDRIKSQMVVYENDILATEEGKAMEAGEKRQGFILPQVIPMGTITRRAVEKTWLTASNAKKNRVGSELKSMVKAPDGYCFVGADVDSEELWIASLMGDATFKIHGGNAIGFMTLEGTKAAGTDLHSRTAAILGITRNDAKVFNYGRIYGAGLNFAATLLRQFNPALSESEAMTIAQRLYANTKGTKTIRRVINQHKFWRGGTESFVFNKLEEFAEQDWARTPVLGAGITQALMSRFVSKGGYLPSRINWAIQSSGVDYLHLLIVSMDYLIRRFNLDARLAITVHDEIRYLVKNEDKYRAALALQVANIWTRAMFAQQVGINDLPQSCAFFSAVDIDHVLRKEVNMDCVTPSHKTPIPHGESLDIQTLLDKGAEAMLDPSIVPDPKFAPKLDGIVYTPRTPIMQTLQESGQNNISFIKAQIANDDQELQDIVNNLRKATTQKSTTPRSTTSRSTTPKYKAQMPPAAPPKDVLRHNATDVDTWCTWVNEPVSGSYKRSYNHQNGGHGIKSGMPLH
- a CDS encoding aconitase family (aconitate hydratase) domain-containing protein, which codes for MTALRRAIAFNASALAARQARTSITRSRLLSASGAQFRTYTVSSPRRQQAFQSQIDSTPRSSVLQSSLGAAPANPQTLTEKIVQLHADGLHEGKKVKAGDYITLRPHKSMTHDNSWPVITKYMEMGATSVKDNRQVVMTLDHDVQNNSEQNLRKYRLIEEFANTHGIDFYPAKHGIGHQIMIEEGYAWPGTVSVASDSHSNMYGGVGCLGTAIVRSDAASVLATSTVFWQIPPTVKITFTGVLPPGVTGKDTIIALCGLLNKDDVLNMCVEFTGSEQTLASIPISERLTIANMTTEWGALSGLFPVDDKLISWYRARATLAAMSNSPTKDRINHERIDKLLENPMVADPGAKYAKEFYFNLSTLSPFVAGPNSVKVANPVKNLEAQDIAVDKAYLLSCTNGRSEDFAAAARVFREAGKDGKPAKVHPRVKFYLAPASVAEQKMAEDAGDWQILEQSGAQLLPAGCGPCIGLGTGLLEEGQVGISASNRNYKGRMGSPKALCYLASPEVVAASAIQGKIASPSWYQKPEGVEKVVFGEGSGDFAADKARAVGDAFDKILGEMESLIGAAEGAAEESASPAAAEEETLTTVVPGFPEKIEGEIVFCDNDNINTDGIYPGKYTYQDGLTTEQMAKVCMENYDTEFGNIIRPNDVLVTGFNFGCGSSREQAATSILAKQIPLVVAGSFGNIFSRNSINNALLGIEIPKLIERLREAYKDDAEKPLTRRTGWKLLWDVRRSKVTITEQDGSSWEQKVGEMPPSVQEIVAKGGVVKWVQSKMQA